In the Populus trichocarpa isolate Nisqually-1 chromosome 1, P.trichocarpa_v4.1, whole genome shotgun sequence genome, one interval contains:
- the LOC7495787 gene encoding uncharacterized protein LOC7495787 isoform X2, with protein sequence MLKCEVKYMATSAIGLLQLLKLYSTEFPDGSNACKNNSCHMSCELDGRTLRSCPADIIVFKNLTVNHKHSFLLSVTTRNGERNSSSYSWFIDTIPPTATIFSEQNYTNAGNITIDVTFSEACTGLGGFKCANSSNCDVILNGPAYLHASSLHIIKPNIKYRLDLTLSLKSLRGRILVRMADNFCTDKAGNSFTRTNSSSLIIHFDRRPVLVDLWMPVPSYVMEINGVPRTVLATNKIGDMKICLDFSIPIGNSTEEVLNSLHVNSDNVLPVLIGNHWNRKFFFELRNASKAETITVELDSGLVGRTGTPVSQAASLTILFDSTKPEVRLSTSSPNVTEASDMKVIVGFTKPVFGFAASMVQVEGGKVTRFKELSRALYSLTVLAVTQNVVSITIPAGKVHDISGNQNLASNLLEVKHYSTPAISMALYSFVTSGVIATSLTAAALSLSTANLGAIRSLAAGDTDNFASKPSMNLHGFFGHLQVFVLSDWLSASHPIEYSETTKGLRWLIPRQKLPWKDGGTSIWPNHVYLAKENLRILSLEYHNWFNTNLNSSSNMEDQLPFQTEINLNFGWRHGYSTSMKSTPYGLPLNSREYFTYFLRGEPSSATNLIKETENCKGWQDLEKNLFWLGVGGGSLLIIHVLTLLFLRWRTGAPAHGIFSVPRFELLLLILMLPCISQSSAFVMKGGSPRGIIIGALLLVVPGALILFTILFLIIAIFSGSFALYKEIRDIAVGDPWYKKLWSVFVGKQVIGKWFYKEGLPTSLLPRFGILFENLRGPPLFVIVDHCDPNTLPTWIESGQSGIGRMRAVSSDDSNEETKMPWSRRLVGCARSSYVILDLVRRIGLGILSGAYRSPESSQSLLALAITLIQFIYLLTLKPYIRRRVHLVESISLLCEAGIFGFSIATERSNHMEESILGYTMLALLFLTFIVHIVNEWYALVKCLLRLSQPRRNSFKFGLKLAAKGLVLPFLPRKHWSKVIPNFSQPKTGLSAVPPLSPESVDRRTHHGDALSTISATVVPVLSPGSPSLDVIQETSYTTAETSLHSAQSVGEGKGSQGLNLEKKSELKKLRQLARASFSGNSKGQESTSYAFRDQFFSPKTPDSSQASTS encoded by the exons ATGCTTAAATGTGAAGTGAAGTACATGGCAACTTCTGCAATTGGTTTACTCCAACTTCTCAAACTA TATTCAACAGAGTTTCCAGATGGTAGCAACGCTTGCAAGAATAACAGTTGCCACATGTCCTGTGAG CTCGATGGCCGAACTTTGAGATCATGTCCTGCTGATATAATAGTATTCAAGAACTTAACTGTAAACCACAAACACAGTTTTCTTCTCAGTGTCACAACTCGTAATGGAGAGCGAAACTCATCATCTTATTCTTGGTTCATAG ACACAATTCCACCAACTGCAACAATATTTAGTGAACAGAATTACACAAATGCTGGAAATATAACCATTGATGTAACATTCAGTGAAGCTTGCACCGGGTTGGGTGGATTCAAGTGTGCGAACTCATCAAATTGCGAT GTCATTTTGAATGGTCCAGCATATCTTCATGCTTCTTCTCTACACATCATCAAACCTAATATAAAATACAGACTTGACTTGACTCTCTCCTTGAAAAGTTTACGTGGCCGCATCTTAGTCAGAATGGCAGATAATTTTTGTACAGATAAGGCTGGAAACTCTTTTACAAGGACAAACAGTTCCTCTTTAATTATTCACTTTG ATAGAAGACCAGTGCTGGTAGATTTGTGGATGCCAGTTCCATCCTATGTAATGGAGATCAATGGGGTCCCAAGAACTGTTCTGGCAACTAACAAAATTGGGGACATGAAAATTTGTTTGGACTTCAGCATTCCCATTGGAAATTCAACAGAAGAAGTCCTAAATTCCTTGCACGTAAACTCAGATAATGTTTTACCTGTTCTTATTGGAAATCATTGGAATCGCAAGTTCTTTTTTGAA CTCAGGAATGCATCGAAAGCTGAAACCATTACGGTTGAACTAGATTCTGGATTAGTTGGCAGAACAGGCACTCCTGTTTCACAAGCGGCCTCACTGACAATTCTCTTTG ATTCAACAAAGCCTGAGGTGAGACTGAGCACCAGCTCACCAAATGTTACAGAGGCATCTGACATGAAGGTGATAGTAGGGTTTACGAAGCCGGTGTTTGGCTTTGCGGCCTCCATGGTACAAGTGGAAGGAGGAAAAGTTACAAG GTTTAAGGAACTTTCAAGAGCTCTATACTCGCTGACTGTCCTTGCTGTTACTCAGAATGTGGTCTCCATCACAATTCCTGCCGGGAAAGTACATGATATTTcaggaaatcaaaatttagcTTCTAACCTACTTGAAGTGAAACACT ATTCAACCCCGGCAATATCAATGGCATTATACTCTTTTGTGACTTCTGGAGTAATAGCAACATCGCTGACAGCTGCTGCACTTTCACTGTCCACTGCAAATCTTGGAGCTATACGCTCTCTTGCAGCCGGAGATACTGACAATTTTGCTTCTAAACCATCTATGAATCTGCAT GGATTTTTTGGACACCTTCAAGTATTTGTTCTCTCTGATTGGCTCTCTGCCAGTCATCCAATTGAGTACTCAGAGACAACAAAAGGTCTGAGGTGGCTCATACCTCGTCAAAAGCTTCCATGGAAAGATGGTGGCACTTCTATATGGCCCAACCATGTTTATTTGGCTAAAGAAAATCTCAGAATCTTATCACTTGAATATCACAATTGGtttaatacaaatttaaatagTTCTTCTAATATGGAAGATCAACTTCCATTTCAGACTGAAATCAACCTAAACTTTGGTTGGCGTCATGGATATAGTACAAGCATGAAAAGTACTCCATATGGTCTACCCCTCAATTCCAGAGAATATTTCACTTATTTCTTG AGAGGGGAACCATCATCTGCTACCAATCTCATCAAGGAAACTGAGAACTGCAAAGG GTGGCAAGACTTGGAGAAGAACTTGTTCTGGCTTGGTGTGGGAGGAGGCAGTTTACTTATAATTCATGTGCTAACATTACTTTTCCTAAGATGGAGGACAGGAGCACCAGCTCATGGGATATTTTCGGTTCCCAGGTTTGAGCTGCTACTTCTAATTCTCATGTTACCTTGTATCTCTCAGTCCTCAGCATTTGTTATGAAAG GGGGCTCACCTAGAGGAATCATCATCGGGGCTTTGTTGCTAGTAGTCCCAGGAGCACTTATTTTATTCACCATCCTTTTTCTCATAATTGCTATCTTCTCTGGGAGTTTTGCTCTGTACAAGGAAATCAGGGATATTGCTGTAGGGGATCCATGGTATAAAAAGTTGTGGTCTGTCTTTGTTGGTAAGCAAGTAATTGGTAAATGGTTTTATAAGGAGGGGTTGCCCACATCTCTCCTTCCACGCTTTGGAATTCTCTTTGAAAATCTAAGGGGTCCTCCATTATTTGTCATTGTTGATCATTGTGACCCAAACACCTTGCCTACGTGGATTGAAAGTGGTCAAAGTGGAATTGGAAGAATGAGAGCTGTGAGCTCAGATGACAGCAATGAAGAAACTAAAATGCCTTGGTCCAGGCGACTCGTGGGGTGTGCTAGATCTTCCTATGTTATTCTGGATCTTGTGAGAAGAATCGGTTTGGGAATACTATCCGGAGCATACAGATCACCAGAATCAAGTCAAAGCCTTTTAGCGTTGGCAATCACATTGATACAATTCATTTATCTGCTTACACTCAAACCATACATCAGAAGGAGAGTCCATTTGGTGGAAAGTATCTCTCTCTTATGCGAGGCAGGCATCTTCGGTTTTTCTATTGCTACAGAAAGATCAAATCATATGGAAGAAAGCATACTCGGATACACAATGTTGGCTCTCCTCTTCCTAACCTTCATTGTTCATATTGTAAATGAATGGTATGCATTGGTAAAATGCCTTCTAAGACTTTCTCAGCCTCGGAGGAATTCTTTCAAATTCGGATTGAAGCTTGCCGCTAAAGGTCTTGTGTTGCCTTTCCTACCAAGGAAGCACTGGTCAAAAGTTATTCCAAATTTCTCCCAACCAAAAACAGGCCTATCTGCTGTCCCTCCTCTAAGTCCAGAATCAGTAGATAGAAGAACACACCATGGTGATGCACTTAGTACTATATCTGCAACAGTGGTTCCTGTGCTCAGTCCTGGTTCGCCAAGTCTAGATGTTATTCAAGAAACAAGTTACACAACTGCAGAGACATCCCTTCATAGTGCTCAGAGCGTTGGGGAAGGAAAAGGTTCACAGGGactaaatttagagaaaaagagTGAACTAAAGAAACTAAGGCAGTTGGCAAGGGCTAGTTTCTCTGGGAATTCAAAAGGTCAGGAAAGCACAAGCTACGCATTTAGGGACCAATTCTTCTCTCCTAAAACCCCAGATAGTTCTCAAGCCTCCACTTCTTAG